From a region of the Lactuca sativa cultivar Salinas chromosome 4, Lsat_Salinas_v11, whole genome shotgun sequence genome:
- the LOC111895854 gene encoding beta-glucosidase 12, translated as MAASLQKARKYSFPDDISSADFEPGFVWGSATSAYQIEGAALEGGRQPSVWDTFCLTKTNAIVNEENGNNAINAYYKTKEDVQLMKKMGLTAYRFSLSWSRILPGGKLRLGINQEGVDYYNNLIDELKRNEIEPFVTLWHWDTPNALEEDYLGFLDKQIINDFADYAEFCFWEFGDRVKHWITLNEPHSYASAGYGYGIHAPGRGGVQVDPELLAGNNLGTRSINVAPRTFDNKGVGDAATEPYTVAHNLLLAHAAAADIYKKGFKDSQGGVIGITLNQQFNEPFNPKIVEDQRAADRAMDFIFGWYMEPLFSGKYPDTMRNLVKDRLPEFIDDEPNLLMNSYDFIGLNYYTARYATDAEPTDVVSYLTDSNVHQTEVGLDGELIGPEGGVDWFFSYPLGIYKSLMQLKDKYGNPLVYITENGYADAMDIKLKIEEARIDNERIVYYNTHLQNVLRAIGDDCNVKGYFAWSMMDNFEWHFGYTVRFGLFYVDYSHGKYTRYPKHSAIWFKKFLNPPAQEEKLGEGDAN; from the exons ATGGCAGCAAGTCTACAGAAAGCAAGGAAGTACTCTTTCCCCGATGACATAAGTAGTGCCGATTTCGAACCTGGTTTTGTTTGGGGTTCTGCCACTTCTGCATACCag ATTGAAGGCGCTGCACTTGAAGGTGGTAGACAACCAAGCGTCTGGGATACTTTCTGCCTCACAAAAACaa ATGCCATCGTGAACGAAGAGAATGGAAACAATGctattaatgcttattacaaAACAAAG GAAGATGTGCAACTGATGAAGAAAATGGGTCTAACCGCTTATAGATTCTCACTTTCATGGAGTAGAATACTACCAG GTGGAAAACTGAGACTGGGCATCAACCAGGAAGGTGTGGACTACTACAATAACCTAATCGATGAGCTTAAACGCAATGAAATTGAGCCATTTGTGACGTTGTGGCATTGGGATACTCCGAATGCCCTGGAAGAAGACTACTTGGGTTTTTTGGATAAACAAATCAT AAACGATTTCGCGGATTATGCGGAATTTTGCTTCTGGGAGTTTGGTGATCGGGTTAAGCATTGGATCACATTGAATGAGCCCCACAGTTACGCTTCAGCTGGTTACGGATATGGTATTCACGCACCTGGTCGAGGAGGTGTGCAAGTTGACCCTGAACTCTTGGCTGGAAATAACCTTGGAACTCGTAGCATTAATGTCGCTCCAAGAACTTTCGATAATAAAGGTGTTGGGGATGCTGCCACTGAGCCCTATACTGTAGCACACAACTTACTCCTAGCTCATGCAGCTGCTGCCGATATATACAAGAAAGGATTTAAG GATAGCCAAGGTGGTGTGATTGGAATTACGTTGAACCAACAGTTTAACGAGCCATTTAACCCAAAGATTGTGGAAGACCAGAGGGCAGCCGACAGAGCCATGGACTTTATTTTCGGATG GTACATGGAGCCATTGTTTAGTGGCAAGTACCCGGACACAATGAGAAATCTTGTGAAGGACCGTTTGCCTGAATTCATAGATGATGAACCCAACCTACTGATGAACTCTTACGATTTTATTGGGTTGAATTACTATACTGCCAGATACGCAACCGATGCAGAACCAACTGATGTGGTATCCTACTTGACAGATAGCAATGTCCACCAAACTGAAg TTGGCCTTGATGGGGAACTCATCGGTCCTGAG GGAGGCGTGGATTGGTTTTTTTCCTATCCACTTGGAATTTACAAATCCCTGATGCAACTAAAAGATAAGTACGGAAACCCATTGGTCTATATAACTGAAAATG GCTATGCTGATGCAATGGATATCAAACTGAAAATTGAAGAAGCTCGTATTGATAATGAACGTATTGTTTATTACAATACACATCTTCAAAATGTCCTAAGAGCAATTGG GGATGACTGTAATGTGAAGGGGTACTTCGCATGGTCAATGATGGATAATTTTGAGTGGCACTTCGGATATACTGTTCGTTTTGGCCTATTTTACGTTGATTATAGTCATGGAAAATACACAAGGTACCCAAAGCACTCTGCGATATGGTTTAAGAAGTTTCTTAATCCACCTGCACAAGAAGAGAAGCTAGGTGAAGGTGATGCAAATTAA